A single genomic interval of Shewanella psychropiezotolerans harbors:
- a CDS encoding DUF4937 domain-containing protein produces MSQLGGWDLSSGQAMILARWSDMESVKNFMRVTHDPTAEKTNQVGTYSTISVSYLHLVMSIPALNQYQNHHCNSQVGCGFIRIADCYIDPEKTNEFIKEQARLWNPGMQRVEGMLGGQVWLFNDKPQRYLVTTYWENEAAHRHYASHYFPTLKQQAATDIIQSISGYHIQTEPSWQITP; encoded by the coding sequence ATCTCTCAACTAGGTGGCTGGGATTTATCAAGCGGTCAGGCGATGATTCTGGCTCGCTGGAGTGATATGGAGAGTGTGAAAAATTTTATGAGGGTGACTCATGATCCTACCGCAGAGAAAACTAATCAGGTTGGAACCTATAGCACTATCTCTGTCTCCTATTTACATCTGGTGATGAGTATTCCAGCTTTAAATCAATATCAGAATCATCACTGTAATAGCCAAGTCGGTTGTGGTTTTATTCGCATCGCCGATTGCTATATCGACCCAGAAAAAACCAATGAATTTATTAAAGAGCAGGCAAGGCTGTGGAATCCGGGCATGCAGCGAGTCGAGGGAATGTTAGGCGGACAGGTATGGCTGTTTAATGATAAACCCCAGCGTTATCTGGTGACGACCTATTGGGAAAATGAAGCGGCTCATCGTCACTACGCCAGCCATTACTTCCCAACCCTAAAGCAACAAGCTGCCACCGACATAATCCAATCCATCTCAGGCTATCACATCCAAACAGAACCAAGCTGGCAAATAACGCCTTAA
- a CDS encoding M14 family metallopeptidase, which translates to MRLTPLSTTILLALSIASTSCLAGDAATNANTASTGTAGLTPKQANTYINDRILPPAIEWHGKSEALLLGVDDEWATPFEKDGLKTSPSYDETFAWLDKLIAQTDKLKKVSLGKSPQGRDIWMLIASSEGAYSPEVLAENGKPSVLVQAGIHSGEIDGKDAGMMLLRDIVLGNKGVLLDNANLLFVPIFSVDGHERSSQYNRVNQRGPVNMGWRTTSNNLNLNRDYAKADTLEMQHMLQAINEWQPDLYIDVHVTDGIDYQYDVTFGYNLAQGLSPASYAWLEKSYRPAIESALTSQGHIPGPLIFAIDNTDITKGMSLWNPSPRYSNGYGDTRHLPTILIENHSLKPYKQRVLGTYVMLEATLKTVGKQATKLKSAIKQDKFNYPARVTLTWKEVQQKRSWDFKGIEYHMEESPISGNEIVRWNGVPKLYPNLPVIGDTVPDISVTRPSAYYIPPQWTEVIERLHIHGIRMTRLIQPTEMKLQQYELSSPKFRSKDYEGRQTVKADAKLESVETKLPSGTVRIDTHQPLGDLAILLLEPQSPDSLLQWGFFNPIFTRTEYIENYAVEPLAAQMLKDDPKLQLAFDKALKDEEFAADPKARLRWFYQRSPYYDDQYQKYPVLREK; encoded by the coding sequence ATGCGCTTAACCCCTTTATCAACAACCATTTTACTAGCACTGTCTATCGCTAGCACTAGCTGCCTTGCAGGCGATGCCGCAACTAACGCTAATACAGCAAGTACTGGCACAGCAGGGTTAACTCCTAAGCAAGCCAATACCTATATCAACGATAGAATACTGCCACCAGCTATCGAATGGCATGGTAAGAGTGAAGCTCTGCTTCTCGGCGTCGATGATGAATGGGCTACCCCCTTCGAGAAAGATGGCCTCAAAACCAGCCCAAGTTACGATGAAACCTTTGCCTGGCTGGATAAACTCATAGCCCAAACAGACAAGTTAAAGAAAGTTAGCCTGGGTAAGAGCCCACAGGGACGGGATATCTGGATGCTCATAGCATCGAGCGAAGGCGCCTATTCTCCAGAAGTATTAGCCGAGAACGGTAAGCCTAGTGTGTTGGTTCAGGCCGGGATTCACTCGGGCGAGATCGACGGTAAAGACGCTGGCATGATGTTACTGCGTGATATCGTTCTGGGTAATAAAGGTGTACTACTCGATAATGCCAACCTCTTATTTGTGCCTATTTTCAGTGTCGATGGTCATGAGCGCTCCAGCCAATACAATCGGGTAAACCAACGCGGTCCGGTAAATATGGGGTGGCGTACAACATCTAATAACCTCAACCTGAACCGCGATTATGCCAAGGCCGATACATTAGAGATGCAGCATATGCTACAAGCCATCAACGAGTGGCAGCCCGATCTCTATATCGATGTGCATGTCACCGATGGCATCGACTATCAGTATGATGTGACCTTCGGCTATAACTTAGCCCAGGGACTCAGCCCTGCAAGCTATGCCTGGCTAGAGAAGAGTTACCGCCCCGCCATAGAGTCGGCTCTCACTAGCCAAGGCCATATTCCAGGCCCCTTAATCTTTGCCATAGATAACACAGATATCACTAAAGGCATGTCACTGTGGAACCCCAGCCCACGCTATTCCAATGGCTATGGTGATACCAGACACCTGCCGACTATCTTGATAGAGAACCACAGCCTCAAGCCCTACAAGCAACGAGTGCTAGGAACCTATGTGATGCTCGAAGCAACACTGAAAACAGTGGGTAAGCAGGCCACTAAACTAAAATCAGCCATCAAACAGGATAAATTCAACTATCCTGCCAGAGTGACACTCACCTGGAAAGAGGTGCAACAAAAGCGAAGCTGGGACTTTAAGGGCATTGAATATCACATGGAAGAAAGCCCGATCAGCGGCAACGAGATTGTCAGATGGAACGGAGTTCCTAAGCTTTATCCTAACCTGCCCGTGATAGGCGATACAGTGCCGGATATCAGCGTGACTCGACCCAGTGCTTATTACATTCCTCCGCAGTGGACTGAAGTGATCGAGCGTTTGCACATTCACGGCATCCGCATGACTAGACTCATCCAGCCGACAGAGATGAAACTGCAGCAATATGAGCTGAGCTCCCCTAAGTTCAGGAGCAAGGATTATGAAGGCAGACAGACGGTGAAAGCCGATGCGAAACTCGAGTCAGTTGAGACTAAGCTGCCTAGCGGCACGGTAAGAATCGATACCCACCAACCCTTGGGCGATCTGGCTATCTTGCTACTCGAGCCGCAATCACCGGATTCATTACTGCAATGGGGATTTTTTAATCCCATCTTCACCCGCACCGAGTATATCGAGAACTATGCCGTAGAACCGCTAGCGGCTCAGATGCTCAAGGATGACCCTAAGTTACAACTAGCCTTCGACAAGGCCCTCAAAGATGAAGAGTTCGCGGCAGACCCTAAGGCACGTCTACGCTGGTTCTATCAGAGAAGTCCTTACTATGATGACCAATACCAAAAATACCCAGTATTAAGAGAAAAGTAA